The Chloroflexota bacterium sequence CGGCAGGCACTGGTGCGACTGGAGCGTCGCGCAGCGACTGCAGGATCGTAGGCGGGGCTTTCAAGCCCCGACGCGGCGGCACGACGACATCAACATGCAATCGCCCTGGTTCGTGACTCAGGGCGATTGCATGTTCATTGGTGTCCCCGAAGCATCATGGAACGGGCGGTCGGGGGTTGAAACCCCCGCCTACAGTCATTCCGTCGCTGCGCGACGGACACCGGAAACGGCGTCGTCTGGTGAGACCGGGGCGTCGCGCAGCGACTGCATGAGTGTAGGCGGGGCTTTCAAGCCCCGACGCGGCGGCACGACGACATCAACATGCAATCGCCCTGCGACGCCGGTGTCGTTGCTACCGTGGGGCTGGTCGAGCATGCTACCGTTGCCCCCGACGCTGTCAGTCAGGAGGCAACGGCCATGGCCCGGAGCGACGCTCTCACCCTGGCGGCACAGGTCGGCCGGGTGCCCTCGATGCGCGTCCCGCTGGATCGCGAGCAGGAGCTGCGCTTCGAACGGCTGCTGGACGGCCTCCTCATGCTCGACATGCATCAGCACGTCCAGGTGCTGACCGAGCCGATTGACGACCTGTTCGCGTACTTCCGCAGCCGCGAGTACGCCTGGGGCTACGAGGCGGCCCGAGCCGGCGGCTGGTCTACCGTCGCCACGGCCAACGGCCTCAGCACGATGGGGTTCACCGAAGACCTCTCGCTGGTCGACTTCTCGGACCTCGTCACCGAGATCGCGCTGATGCTCGCGGACCTGGCCCACCACCCTGACGAGGTCGTCAAGGTCGCCAGCGCGGAGGACATCCTCGCGGCCCAGCAGCGCGGGGTGGTCGGGTTCCTCCCGACCGTCGAGCACCTGGCGATGGGCGCGCACCTGCACCACATCGACGTGCTCTTCGGGCTGGGCGTCCGGCTGGCGGGCCTGACCTACGCCCGCAAGACCTACGTCGGCGACGGGCAGACCGAGCGCGCCGACGGCGGCCTCAGCGAGCTGGGCATGCTCGCCGTCCGGCGCATGAACGAGCTTGGCATGATCGTCGATCTCTCACACGCCGGGCAGCGGACGGCCCTTGAAGCCATCGAGCACTCGCAAGCCCCCGTCATCTTCAGCCACAACGCTGCCAGGGCCGTCTGGCCCACCCAGCGCACCCGCGACGACGCCGAGCTCGTGGCCTGCGCCGAGCGCGGCGGCCTCGTCTGCGTCACTGCCGTGCCCAACTCGCTCAGCAGCGCGCCAGACCAGGACATCTCCTGCGTCCTCGACCAGTACGACTACCTGGTCAAGCGGCTGGGCGTCGAGCACGTCGGCATCGGCACCGACACGCTGATCGGCGACCACGTCGGCTTTCACCGGCAGGCGCTCTACCGAGGCGCAACCGACCGCCCGTTCCCCGCACCGTACCTGAACGGGCTGGAATCGCCGGCCGACGGCGCGAACATCGTTCGCGGACT is a genomic window containing:
- a CDS encoding membrane dipeptidase gives rise to the protein MARSDALTLAAQVGRVPSMRVPLDREQELRFERLLDGLLMLDMHQHVQVLTEPIDDLFAYFRSREYAWGYEAARAGGWSTVATANGLSTMGFTEDLSLVDFSDLVTEIALMLADLAHHPDEVVKVASAEDILAAQQRGVVGFLPTVEHLAMGAHLHHIDVLFGLGVRLAGLTYARKTYVGDGQTERADGGLSELGMLAVRRMNELGMIVDLSHAGQRTALEAIEHSQAPVIFSHNAARAVWPTQRTRDDAELVACAERGGLVCVTAVPNSLSSAPDQDISCVLDQYDYLVKRLGVEHVGIGTDTLIGDHVGFHRQALYRGATDRPFPAPYLNGLESPADGANIVRGLIARGYDDPQIRKIAGQNALDLLRRVAG